From the Saccharomonospora marina XMU15 genome, the window ATGAACTCCATCTCCCGGATCGAGCAGGCGTGGCCCGATCTCAAGGTTGAGGTATCGCACAACCGACGGGTACAACACTCCGCCGCCAACACGCCGGTCGGCGGTCTGGAATGCCTGGGCGGTTACCTGGATTCTTTCAACGACTCCAAGGCCGTGGTCGTCCCGCAGCGAAAGTTGCCCGATCGCGGTTGGGGACAACTCGTTGATAGCGGGAGCGCGTGTCATCGGGCCGACGTTGTTTAGGAGATCGGCGAGCGCTTCCGGTGAGAGTTCCAATGCCTTGGCGAGGTCGGGCTGATTCCATGGCTGCGGCGTGCCGGTACCGCGTTCCCACCGGCCGACCGTGGACCGTTCAGTCCCCAGGCGCTCGGCCAGCGTCTCCTGGGTGAATCCCATCGCCGCGCGGCGTCGTGCGAGGCCGTCGCGTCGCGTCGCCATGCTCGTCCCCGTTCCGTCGACCAGCCCCGATGTTCCCGTCGTCATTTGCCCAGGTCAAGCCTAGGAGTGTACGAGGCTCGATCTCTCGTTGATCTTCCGTAGCCAAGTCTCTGGGGCCGCGGCCGGGCCTGCGGTCGCTGGAGCGGCCGACTTCTGGCAGCGTGCATCACCATTCCAGAGGTTCGCGGTCGTAGAAGAATCCACCGGTGGGGCCGTCGTCGGGCAGCGTGGCGAGCCAGACGGGCGTGTCGGCACCCTGCTCGACCGTGCGAGGAGCGTTCGGGCCGCCGAGGTCGGTGCGGACCCAGCCGGGGGACGCGGAGTTCACCAGGATCCCGGTGCCGGCGAGTTCCGCCGCGAGGACCCGTGTGACGGCGTTGAGGGCCGCCTTGGAGACGCGGTAGGCGGGCTCGGTGGACCGCGTCATGTGATGCAGAGAGCCGAGCGTGCTGGACAGGTTGACGATCCTGCCGTAACCGGCGGTACGCATCGCGGGAACGACAGCTTCGGCGCATTGCCAGGCGCCGAGCACGTTCACCTGCCAGACACGGGCGGCCAGGTCGACGTCGATGTGCGACGGCTGTTGGTCTCCGTCGCTGATCCCAGCGTTGTTCACGAGGATGTCGATCCGGCCGTGCCGGTCGAGGGTGTGCTGGACCGCTGCGGCGATGGTGTCAGATTCGGTCACATCGAGGCGTACGCCGGAGGCGGCCCATCCTCGGCCGACGAGATCGGTCGCGGTCCGGTTCGCCTGTTCGACGTCGCGGGCGGTGGCGACGACATGGATATCGCGTTCGGCGAGCTGTCCGGCGATGGCGTAGCCGATACCCCGGTTCGCGCCCGTCACGAGCGCGACCCTGCGAGAGCTGTGCATTCGTTAGGCGGCCAGGTCGGCGAGGTGGAGATCGAGCTTCTGGACCCGAGCCTCCCGGTCGTGGTGCGACATCGCGCGCCGCGCTTCGCGGATGGTGTGGATGGAACGCACCGAGCCGGTGTGGGCGGCGAGGTCGGCCGCGGTGTGGAGGTCGTCGCAGGCGAGGTCGAGGTCATTGGCGTGCAGGTGCGCTTCGGCGCTGCGGACGTGGTAGATCGTGCGGTCTCGGACGTACTGGGGGTTCATGCTGCTCAGCGCGTTGTCGATCAGCGGGCGAGCCTTGGCGGGCTGGCGCAGGTCGACCCAGCAGGCAGCGGCCTGCGCAGCGAGCTCCGACTCGTCGAAGAAGTAGATCCAGTCAGGTTCCGGGTTCTGGGACGTGGTCGCGTCGAGTCGTCGTTCGGCATCGTTGAGGGCGTGACCGCAGGACGCCGCGTCGCCCGCTTTCGCGTACGCCCGCGCCTTCCGGCTGGCCAGCAGCGCCCGAAGACGGGGAGTGGCGGTGTGCTTGGTCCGGTCCTCGGCGGCGTCGATCAGGGCGATGGCTTCCTGGTGGTGGCCGGTCAGCGTTGCCTGGAAGCTCATGCACGCCAAGACGTGCGCGCCGGTCAGGGAGTCGTTCGCGCTGGCCGAGGACCGTAGGGCCGCGACGTAGTAGGACTGGGCGGCGGCATGGTGGGCCGCGTCGAAGTGCAGCCATCCGCACAGGCGGGCTGCCTCGGTGACGAGACTGAACAGCCGCTGCCCGGCGGAGGTGCTGTAGTCCGCTTGATCGGCGAGACGAGTCAGCCAGTTGAATTCCGCGACCGCGAGCTGGTGGAGCTCGCGTCCGCCAAACTCGTCATCGAGCTGGCGAAGGTCGGCGAGCCGGTGGTCGAGCCGGTCCAGGACCGTGGCGGACAGGCGCGGGTCGCGCTGCTCGGGCAGCGCGACCGTGGTCGGTGGAAGGACACCGGTCAGGGCTGAACCCCATCGGTCTGCAACGCCAGCGAGCGCGGCACCCGTGATGATCAAGAACCCCCGGCGATCCATCGTGCCTCCCGCGACCTCGTGAAGAACCTGCATCGTCCCGGTGATCGACCAAGGTGGCTCCAGGACGCTGGCCTGCCCGGCGTGGTGCCAGTCCGGCCAGTTGAACGCAGCGGCCACGTCGCGCGCAACCTCAAGCTCGGACGTCCGGCCAGCGGGAGGACTGGCGAGTTGATCAGGACCGAGGAGAGCGGCGAGGGCGTCGCGGGACAAGTCGAGGGCTTTGGCGAGGTCTGGCTGGTTCCACGGCTGCGGCGTGCCCGTGCCGCGCTCCCAGCGTCCTACCGTGGATCGTTCGAGCCCGAGGCGCTCGGCGAGCGTGTCCTGGGTGAAACCCATCGCCGCGCGGCGTCGTGCCAGGCCGTCTCGTCGTGCTGCCATGCTCGTCCCCGTCCGGCTAGACCGCCCCTGATATTCCCGTCGCCGTTTGGCCAGGTCAAGACTAGGGCCACAAGACACCAAAAGCCCGGCAGGCCGGCGGATCAGCGGAGTGACCGGAAAACACGCGTACGAGCTGCCTTTTTGTTCGTTGAGAAGCATCACCGACTGTGGCGTGGCGTGGGTACCATTCCCTCACGCGTCCGATCGCGGCGAGTAAATATGCCTCCTCGGGGCTGCGGCGTCCAAGACACCGCCGAGAAGCCTGGTTACACACGGTGTCAACCCGCTTCACCCGATTGACGTAGACGCCGCTCGGTCAACGTTTGGGCAGGTCATCGGGGATGACGCTCCATCCGCGCCCCATCGCCGCCCCACCGCCGCTCTGGTCCGCTCCCCGTGGCGATCGTTTAGTTGATCGGTGTTCGCAGCCGCAACCACCAGCAGTTTTGGAACCGGCAACGGGCACCTCCCGGCTGGCGCACCGAATGGTCACCGGGTGCCGATCGCAGGCCGCTCTTGACGGCCTGCGGCGGACGACAAACGACGCAACAAACCAAATAGGGACTCGCTGACTATTGGAGTAGATGATGCTCTCCCAGCGATTCGCGACGCCCTGCGCGCCGCGATGCCCACAGACTCAGCTCGCTGTGCCGTGTTTGTTCGTGCAGCCGGTGTGTCGACGGGAATGGAGTAGGGACACCGCGCGAGGCGGTGCCGCACGATGAACACCGGACCCTGGTCCATCGCGTGCCGTGATGTCGCCGGCCGCGAGAGGACCCTGCGTGTTGTCGTGCGTGGCTCGGAGGTCGTGGTCATGGCTCCCCCTGGGGAAGTCGCGGTCCTCGACCGCGCCGCCACCGCCCAGTTCCGCTCCGCCGTCATGCAAGCCACCGAGGTGGCGACCACACCCGCGCCAGGTGCACCTGGCCCTTTCACGGCAACCGGCATGGCGGGCACGGCGGAGCAGAACAACGGCGGTCTTCCCCCAACCGCCGAGGGGCGCCCTGCTCTGCTGTCATGTCGCGGCGGGACCACGACCCCGATACCTGGTCTCGCCGCGATCCCCGCCATCAGGGGTGAGGCCGGATGATTGCCGTGGTCATCACGGCGAGCGCCGCGCTGGCGTTTGTCTGTTGCCTGCTGCGGCTGGCGTGGCGGCGTCGGCAGACCGAATCCGCTTACGCCGGTTCGCATCGCCGCGCGCCGCGCCAGCCCCCGAACCGTGTCCTGCGGCACGCGATCGCCACGGCCGGAACACATGGCCTCGGCATGATCAGAAAAACCGACGGCTCATGAGGCGGTCATGTCCGACCGTGCCCGCCGCGACCTTGCTTCGTCGACTGGGATGGCACCACCGCAAAGTCGACTGCCGCGACGGCGACGGCCAGCGGTCCGCGCTGCACCTGCGGCGGCGCACTCCCGCGGACGTCGAGATCGAGCTGCCCGGCGGACGGCTTGCGCGGCTGACCAACGCCGAGGCCGGGCAGCTCCGGGCGGCACTCCGCGACGTTCTGCTCGCCGAGCACCCGCCGCACCGAGCGGGGGCCGTCTAGCCAGATGTTGAAGCCAGGCCGGATTTCTCGCCGTGCCTTCGGACGAGCGCGCGCTCGCGACACCGACTGCGGTCGGGCGGAAGCGGTTCGACGACGCCTTCCGCCCGGCCGCCACCAGCACCCACCCCTCTCGAGGAGGACCGACTCATGACCGCCGTCATCGACGACCACCCCGCCCTGGCTGAGCAGAAGCCTGACCAACGAGCGCGGGACTACAGGGACGTGTTCGCGTGGCCAACCACCATCGACAGCGTCACCGGTGATGTCCGCCTTCAGCTTGGCACGACCGTCGACGCGCTTATCATGCGCGCCGGGTTTGCCGGGGAGGTCAACAACTTCCTTGCGCGGCACATGTTGCGCGCGCCCATCATCGTGGTTCCCGGCGATCCCAACGACTGGATCTTCCTCACCCAGCCACGCACGCCCCTGCGCCAGTCGTCCTGGGACGACCTGGTGCGCATCCAGGTCGGCTGGAAACAACGCGGTGACTCCATCTTGCTTCCCGCTTTGGACAACGTGGACGAAGGCGTGCGGTGGCTTGAACAACCGCAACCACACATGACCCTTCCGCCGTGGACCGCAGTGGTCGGCGCGGCCCGCTCGACGTCCTCGCTGTGCGGGACGTGGTGAACATGCCGATCGGCACCCCCGCTCACCGACATCCGCGCCACGCCATTGTGATCGCCTCCGGCGGGTTGGACTCCACCGTGCTGGCGTACTGGCTAGCCGCGCGCGGGGCCGAGCTGACGCTGTTGTCCTTCGACTACGGCCAACGGCACCGAGTCGAACTTGAGTACGCGGCCGAGATCGCGCGACTGCTCAACTGTCCACACGAGACCGTTGAGCTTTCGATGCTCGGTCGGCTGCTGGTCGGCTCGGCCCTGACCGACACCGACGTGGCGGTGCCTGACGGCTACTACACCGACGAGTCGATGCGTGCCACCGTCGTCCCGAACCGCAACGCGATCATGCTCGACATCGCCGTCTCCGTGGCTGTTGCCCGCAAGGCCGATGTGGTCGCGTTCGGTGCGCATGCCGGTGATCACGCCGTTTACCCGGACTGTCGACCGGAGTTCGTCGAGCGGTTCACCCGGTCGGTCCGCACCGCCAACGAGGGGCTGCTGGTCGACGATTTCGAGATCCTCGCCCCGTTTCTCACCCAGAGCAAGACCGACATCGTCCGCATTGGCACGGCACTGGACGTTCCGTTCGAGCGGACGTGGTCGTGCTACCGGGGCGAGGCGACGCACTGTGGGACATGCGGAACCTGCACTGAACGCAAGGAAGCGTTCCAACAGAACGGCATCACCGACCCCACCAGCTACCGCTGCGCGTGACGAGGTGATGATGATGACGGAGGCGGAACTCGGCTCGCCAACTGGGCCTGGGCGGGGCCGTCGTTCCTCGCGCCACGGCTCGCGCGTGTTGGGTTGCGAACCGGTACAGCGTGGCGAGGGGATCGTTCCTGCCGCCCAAGCACCCAGCACGGTAGCGCACCAGGCGGCAACGCCGCCAGCGCCCTCCGCCTCCGGACCGCAGTCACACTCGTTGATGCCGCTGCTGTCCGAGCCGTACCTGCGCCGCGCGTTGCGCCAATGCGGCCGGCGAGCTTCGGCACCCGGTGCTGACGACATGACCTGGGGCCACCTTCGCCGCGAGGCCCGCGTGATGCTGCCGCAACTGGCCATCGAACTCGCAAGCGGAACGTGGCAGCCCGGACCGATCCGCGACGTACGGCTCCCCACCTACACCGGCAAAGAGATGCACACCTTCATCCCCACCGTGCGGGATCGACTGGTGCACCGCGCGCTGCGCAACGCCCTCGAACCGGTGCTGGAAGCGAGCGCCTTCCGCGATTGGGTGTCCGGATTCCGTCCGCGCCGCAACCGCATCACCTCCCTGCGTCAGGCCGCTGGGTATAGCCGCGCGGGCTTCCGGTGGGTCGCCGATCTCGACGTCGCCTCGGTGTCGGAAGGCGCGACGATCGACGAAGTCATCGACTGGCA encodes:
- a CDS encoding SDR family oxidoreductase, giving the protein MTGANRGIGYAIAGQLAERDIHVVATARDVEQANRTATDLVGRGWAASGVRLDVTESDTIAAAVQHTLDRHGRIDILVNNAGISDGDQQPSHIDVDLAARVWQVNVLGAWQCAEAVVPAMRTAGYGRIVNLSSTLGSLHHMTRSTEPAYRVSKAALNAVTRVLAAELAGTGILVNSASPGWVRTDLGGPNAPRTVEQGADTPVWLATLPDDGPTGGFFYDREPLEW
- a CDS encoding helix-turn-helix domain-containing protein, with amino-acid sequence MGFTQDTLAERLGLERSTVGRWERGTGTPQPWNQPDLAKALDLSRDALAALLGPDQLASPPAGRTSELEVARDVAAAFNWPDWHHAGQASVLEPPWSITGTMQVLHEVAGGTMDRRGFLIITGAALAGVADRWGSALTGVLPPTTVALPEQRDPRLSATVLDRLDHRLADLRQLDDEFGGRELHQLAVAEFNWLTRLADQADYSTSAGQRLFSLVTEAARLCGWLHFDAAHHAAAQSYYVAALRSSASANDSLTGAHVLACMSFQATLTGHHQEAIALIDAAEDRTKHTATPRLRALLASRKARAYAKAGDAASCGHALNDAERRLDATTSQNPEPDWIYFFDESELAAQAAACWVDLRQPAKARPLIDNALSSMNPQYVRDRTIYHVRSAEAHLHANDLDLACDDLHTAADLAAHTGSVRSIHTIREARRAMSHHDREARVQKLDLHLADLAA
- the queC gene encoding 7-cyano-7-deazaguanine synthase QueC; its protein translation is MPIGTPAHRHPRHAIVIASGGLDSTVLAYWLAARGAELTLLSFDYGQRHRVELEYAAEIARLLNCPHETVELSMLGRLLVGSALTDTDVAVPDGYYTDESMRATVVPNRNAIMLDIAVSVAVARKADVVAFGAHAGDHAVYPDCRPEFVERFTRSVRTANEGLLVDDFEILAPFLTQSKTDIVRIGTALDVPFERTWSCYRGEATHCGTCGTCTERKEAFQQNGITDPTSYRCA
- a CDS encoding reverse transcriptase domain-containing protein, which produces MPLLSEPYLRRALRQCGRRASAPGADDMTWGHLRREARVMLPQLAIELASGTWQPGPIRDVRLPTYTGKEMHTFIPTVRDRLVHRALRNALEPVLEASAFRDWVSGFRPRRNRITSLRQAAGYSRAGFRWVADLDVASVSEGATIDEVIDWHAEHIHDGTFLARLRTALAAMPSPIAPGSGLAPMLINLRLSQVDKRVSGLRVVRFADNYVAFARTREDAQEAFYTISDALLQLRLRPNEAKSRIRDDANVEDLFLIGG